DNA from Terriglobus tenax:
GGCGAATCTTCGCCTTAGCCTCCGCAAAACCCCAAGTGGTCTGGTGGTATGGTTTGTGGTTCACAAACGAAAAAGACTGCCGTGTAAAAAGTGCAAAATTGGTCAGACCACTGACGAGTGGATAGAAAAATCGGCTTCGAGACCCGGTTTTGGGGATTCCCCTTGCGGGACGCGAAGATGCTCTTCGAGAACGCTGTTCCCTTCGAATCAGAAACTGTTCCAAAAGTGCAAAAACAGCCCCATGTGAAGGCTGTGTGCTGGTCAACCAGTGGCGCAGAGAAGATTTTTTGAAATATTTCTTTTAGACCGCCAGGAACCAAGAGGTTTAACGCAAAAAACGAAAGCCGCCTTCACGGGCGGCTTTTTAGAAGATTGGTCATCTCGACCGGAGCGGAGGGATGACACGAGTTTGAGTTAGTCGAGCACTAGAACCACATCCAGAAAACGCGGTCCGTGCACGCCCTTGATCCGCGTCATTTCAATGTCGGCCGTAGCCGATGGGCCGGAGAAGAAGGTGATCGGGGAGGTGTTGTAGGGCTGCAGTTGGCGCATTGCCTCCGGCACGGTCTTCACCACGGCGCTCGCGAAGACGACGCACAGGTGATAGTCCGGCACCAGCGTGATGGCGCGGCGGCCCTGCCCTGCCGTGTTCCGGACGACGATGCTGCCCGTGTCCGCAATGGCGACCGTGCAGCCGGTGATGACGCCGTCGACCTTGTCGAGCTGGTCATAGGGCAGCTGGTGGTCGACGACGAACTCAAAGCCCTGTGGCAGCCAGGAAGCCTCAAGGCCTTCGGGAATCGCCATCTTTGCCTTGCCACGCTTTTCGAGCAGCGCCTGCACTTCCACAGCA
Protein-coding regions in this window:
- a CDS encoding LutC/YkgG family protein: MSDARTEILEKIRAVKPAGFGDRATAWQHVERDFLTGSQLGRDEILHLLEDRLLDYDATVLRCAPDAIAVEVQALLEKRGKAKMAIPEGLEASWLPQGFEFVVDHQLPYDQLDKVDGVITGCTVAIADTGSIVVRNTAGQGRRAITLVPDYHLCVVFASAVVKTVPEAMRQLQPYNTSPITFFSGPSATADIEMTRIKGVHGPRFLDVVLVLD